One window of the Prinia subflava isolate CZ2003 ecotype Zambia chromosome 1, Cam_Psub_1.2, whole genome shotgun sequence genome contains the following:
- the LOC134563281 gene encoding chymotrypsin-C-like, whose protein sequence is MLPVVGQEICSQEDWWGSQAKDTMLCAGGDGLRAGCSGDSGGPLNCYRDDHWEVHGIVSFGLVPYCNTYQKPTVFTRVSAYVDWIYSTMENNGGF, encoded by the exons atgCTGCCGGTGGTGGGCCAGGAGATCTGCTCCCAGGAGGACTGGTggggctcccaggcaaaggaCACCATGCTCTGTGCAGGTGGAGATGGCCTGAGGGCAGGATGCAGT GGGGACTCTGGGGGCCCTCTCAACTGCTACAGGGATGACCACTGGGAAGTCCATGGGATTGTGAGTTTTGGGTTGGTTCCCTACTGTAACACCTACCAGAAGCCCACAGTCTTCACACGAGTGTCAGCCTACGTGGACTGGATCTACAGT acTATGGAGAATAATGGAGGCTTCTAG